A window of the Desulforapulum autotrophicum HRM2 genome harbors these coding sequences:
- a CDS encoding MBL fold metallo-hydrolase: MKQFFYNGDNLGYLVHGDGHAVAIDPGAVDPMIEFARERNLTIEWVTNTHTHHDHVSGNREMLDRTRAKLVPCTALKGREFIEIDGEPLRVFHTPGHTADSFTFKAGNSLITGDTLFNGTVGNCFSGDLAGFFTSIKLLTAFPGTSLVYAGHDYVREAMAFAKSIDPENPHIDSFLKAYDPGHVVSTLDDELRVNPYLRFNAPAMIARMEKETLPVETEYERWCSIMTL, translated from the coding sequence GTGAAACAGTTTTTTTACAATGGGGACAATCTTGGCTATCTTGTCCATGGTGACGGCCATGCTGTAGCCATTGATCCTGGTGCCGTAGACCCCATGATTGAATTTGCCAGGGAACGCAATTTAACCATTGAATGGGTGACCAACACCCACACCCACCATGACCATGTTTCCGGAAACAGGGAAATGCTTGACCGGACCCGGGCAAAACTTGTGCCCTGCACCGCCCTTAAAGGTCGGGAATTCATTGAAATCGATGGTGAGCCTCTTCGGGTCTTTCACACTCCTGGCCACACCGCCGACAGCTTTACCTTTAAGGCGGGTAATAGTCTTATCACCGGAGACACGCTTTTTAACGGAACCGTTGGCAATTGCTTTTCAGGGGACTTGGCAGGGTTCTTCACCTCCATCAAGCTGTTGACGGCCTTTCCCGGAACGAGCCTTGTGTACGCGGGGCATGACTATGTCAGGGAGGCCATGGCCTTTGCAAAAAGCATTGATCCGGAAAACCCCCATATTGATTCCTTTCTTAAAGCCTATGATCCCGGCCACGTCGTCTCAACCTTGGACGATGAGTTAAGGGTGAATCCCTATTTAAGGTTCAACGCGCCTGCCATGATCGCCCGCATGGAAAAGGAGACTCTTCCTGTTGAAACCGAATATGAAAGATGGTGTTCGATCATGACCTTATAG
- a CDS encoding YhbY family RNA-binding protein: MKELKGSQRKYLRGLAHDIKPSAFVGQKGLTDALVNEINEALDASELIKVKFVDYKEKTVKTSLAQEIETSTASHLAGLIGHVAIYYREHKNPEKRVIRIPA; the protein is encoded by the coding sequence GTGAAGGAACTCAAAGGATCACAGCGTAAATACCTGAGGGGGCTTGCCCATGACATCAAACCTTCGGCCTTTGTCGGCCAGAAAGGGTTGACCGATGCCTTGGTCAACGAGATCAACGAGGCCCTTGACGCCTCGGAATTGATCAAGGTTAAGTTTGTGGATTACAAGGAAAAAACGGTCAAGACCTCCCTTGCCCAGGAGATTGAAACGTCAACCGCATCCCATCTTGCCGGCCTCATCGGCCATGTAGCCATCTATTACCGCGAGCACAAAAATCCGGAAAAACGCGTTATCAGGATTCCAGCCTAG
- a CDS encoding AMP-binding protein, translating into MDKLSPATYDGFLKSYSIDPPENYNFAFDFIDKRAMETPGMKAMIHVDNQENCHKFDLDFFSKQSSRLANGLVSKGITKGDKVMLLLYRRVEFWVAMLALHKIGAIAIPSPFLLTEKDLEYRINFAEIKGIIAEDTLIPNVDRARKKCPDLTVFIGVGEKTPVNGWERYTPLVDQGSDLFPRPTDSAGGNDPLLIFFSSGTTGAPKMVVHTHTYPLGHVPTGLYWHDLEPGDIQLTLADTGWGKAVWGKFYGQWMAGATVFVYDFRGKFEPKNLLKMISRHRVTTFCGPPTVYRFLIQEDLSQYDLSCLKHCTTAGELLNDSVFHTWKKETGLSIFEGYGQTETTLLVATFPFMEPKPGSIGKPVPGYTIHLLDMDGQICPAGVEGEICIKLGDCHPTGLFSGYVKEADKTARACANGYYHTGDKAWADEDGYLWFLGRVDDLIKSSGYRIGPFEVESALVAHAAVLEAAVTGVPDDVRGQAVKATVVLKTGFIPSSTLTRELQDFVKKITAPYKYPRIIDYVDELPKTISGKIKRAEIRAKDNA; encoded by the coding sequence ATGGACAAATTATCCCCTGCAACCTATGATGGGTTTCTTAAAAGTTATTCAATAGACCCACCTGAAAATTATAATTTCGCATTTGACTTTATCGACAAACGAGCCATGGAAACCCCTGGCATGAAGGCCATGATCCATGTGGACAACCAGGAAAACTGCCATAAATTTGACCTTGATTTTTTCTCAAAGCAATCCTCAAGGCTTGCCAACGGGCTTGTCAGCAAAGGAATCACCAAGGGAGACAAGGTCATGCTGCTCCTCTATAGAAGGGTGGAATTCTGGGTGGCCATGCTTGCCCTGCACAAAATCGGTGCCATTGCCATCCCCTCACCGTTTCTACTGACGGAAAAGGACCTGGAATACAGGATCAATTTTGCCGAAATAAAGGGCATCATAGCCGAGGATACCCTCATCCCTAACGTGGACCGGGCAAGAAAAAAATGCCCGGACCTCACGGTGTTCATCGGGGTGGGTGAAAAAACACCTGTCAATGGATGGGAACGCTACACCCCCCTTGTTGACCAGGGCTCTGATTTGTTTCCACGCCCCACGGACAGCGCCGGAGGCAATGACCCCCTTCTCATCTTTTTCTCATCCGGCACCACGGGCGCACCAAAGATGGTTGTCCATACACACACCTACCCCCTTGGCCACGTTCCAACGGGCCTCTACTGGCACGATCTTGAACCCGGAGACATCCAGCTCACCCTTGCCGACACGGGCTGGGGCAAGGCCGTGTGGGGTAAATTCTACGGGCAGTGGATGGCGGGTGCCACGGTATTTGTCTATGACTTCAGGGGAAAGTTTGAACCTAAAAACCTGCTTAAAATGATCTCCCGGCACAGGGTGACTACCTTTTGCGGGCCTCCAACGGTCTACCGTTTCCTCATCCAGGAGGATCTTTCCCAGTACGACCTGTCGTGCCTGAAACATTGCACCACAGCAGGGGAATTACTGAACGACAGCGTTTTTCATACCTGGAAAAAAGAGACCGGACTCTCTATTTTTGAAGGATACGGCCAGACCGAAACCACCCTGCTTGTGGCCACATTTCCCTTTATGGAACCCAAACCCGGATCCATTGGAAAACCCGTTCCCGGTTACACCATTCATCTTCTTGACATGGACGGCCAGATCTGTCCTGCCGGGGTTGAGGGTGAAATCTGCATCAAGCTCGGTGATTGTCACCCCACGGGACTTTTCAGCGGTTATGTAAAGGAAGCGGACAAGACAGCCAGAGCCTGCGCCAATGGCTATTACCACACGGGGGACAAGGCATGGGCCGATGAGGACGGCTACCTCTGGTTCCTGGGAAGGGTGGACGACCTGATCAAGAGTTCAGGTTACAGAATCGGACCCTTTGAGGTCGAAAGCGCCCTTGTGGCCCATGCTGCCGTATTGGAGGCTGCTGTAACGGGCGTTCCAGATGATGTAAGGGGCCAAGCCGTAAAGGCCACTGTGGTACTTAAAACAGGCTTTATACCGTCGAGCACCCTGACCCGGGAACTCCAGGACTTTGTGAAAAAAATCACAGCTCCCTACAAGTACCCGAGAATCATCGATTATGTTGACGAACTGCCAAAAACCATCAGCGGCAAGATCAAACGGGCCGAAATCCGGGCAAAGGACAACGCCTGA
- a CDS encoding helix-turn-helix domain-containing protein: protein MNKNTPVYGEIAARLRGLRDAIDLTTTEMAQRVDMPEQNVIDYESGAMDIPVSYLFSVAKAFNLDPTVLMSGDESRLHSYSLVKKNNVMAVERHKAYDYHSLAHKFSNRTMEPFRVIVPPKPKEELSFNDHPGQEFIHMLSGRLEVCLGKETLVMEPGDSLYFNSHIPHAMRGLDDQEAVFLDVLA, encoded by the coding sequence ATGAACAAGAACACCCCAGTGTACGGGGAGATAGCCGCACGACTCCGGGGATTGAGGGATGCCATAGATCTCACCACGACTGAAATGGCCCAGCGGGTTGACATGCCCGAACAGAACGTCATTGACTATGAATCCGGTGCCATGGATATCCCCGTGAGTTACCTGTTTTCAGTTGCCAAGGCGTTTAACCTGGATCCCACGGTCCTCATGTCCGGGGATGAATCCCGCCTCCACAGTTACTCCCTTGTTAAAAAAAACAATGTCATGGCCGTTGAACGACACAAGGCCTATGACTACCACAGCCTTGCCCACAAATTCTCAAACCGGACCATGGAGCCCTTCAGGGTCATTGTTCCGCCAAAACCAAAGGAGGAACTCTCCTTTAACGACCATCCCGGACAGGAGTTCATCCATATGCTGTCGGGTCGACTAGAAGTCTGCCTGGGCAAAGAAACCCTTGTCATGGAGCCGGGGGACAGCCTCTATTTTAACTCCCACATTCCCCATGCCATGCGCGGCCTTGATGACCAAGAGGCTGTTTTTCTTGATGTGCTTGCATAA
- a CDS encoding TatD family hydrolase, with protein sequence MSLFDAHCHLQDKRINQKRADLLERWDQMGKGYLACCATDESDWAKVAAIAQDHPRVLANFGVHPWQVNTLTDKWAKHLKGWLCRMPSGIGEIGLDFTDPSVDQSRQEAVFLRQLDLANQLGRPVSIHIRRAWDRFIHILKSAAPLSHGGLIHSYSGSADMVPLFERCNLYISFSGSITNPRNKKVAKALGAVSFNRLLIETDSPDLMPRIPGKGPDEINTPDNLVVVAQAAADILNRPVQDLVDQTFDNGMRLFGALITED encoded by the coding sequence GTGAGCTTATTTGACGCCCACTGCCACCTCCAGGACAAGCGGATCAATCAAAAGAGGGCTGATCTTCTGGAAAGGTGGGACCAGATGGGCAAGGGGTACCTTGCCTGCTGCGCCACGGATGAGTCAGACTGGGCAAAGGTGGCGGCCATTGCCCAGGATCACCCCAGGGTTCTTGCAAACTTCGGGGTTCATCCCTGGCAGGTAAATACACTGACGGACAAATGGGCAAAACACCTTAAAGGGTGGCTATGCCGGATGCCGTCGGGCATTGGCGAGATCGGCCTTGATTTTACAGACCCGTCCGTTGATCAATCCCGCCAGGAAGCCGTGTTCCTGCGCCAGCTGGATCTTGCAAATCAATTGGGACGCCCCGTATCCATTCACATTCGAAGGGCCTGGGACAGGTTCATACACATCCTTAAAAGCGCAGCCCCCCTGTCCCATGGGGGGCTCATTCATTCTTATTCAGGCTCGGCAGACATGGTTCCCCTTTTTGAGCGATGCAACCTTTACATCTCATTCTCAGGATCAATCACCAACCCACGCAACAAAAAGGTGGCAAAGGCCCTGGGTGCGGTTTCGTTTAACCGTCTTCTCATTGAAACGGACAGCCCTGACCTGATGCCGAGGATTCCGGGAAAAGGCCCGGACGAAATAAACACCCCGGACAACCTTGTGGTCGTTGCACAGGCTGCAGCAGACATTCTCAACCGGCCCGTTCAGGACCTGGTGGATCAAACCTTTGATAACGGAATGCGCCTGTTTGGGGCTCTAATAACAGAAGATTAA
- a CDS encoding NAD(P)H-dependent glycerol-3-phosphate dehydrogenase, which yields MDTQTNGQQRIGVVGAGSWGTALANLLALKGYGIDLWAYEPEVKADIINHRENKLFLPDITLSENIVPTNDLGQVVSNNKTILIVVPSHTMRQVALNMADQVSKETIIITASKGIEDGTYLTMFGVLEQTLSMLDTNNLVVLSGPSFAKEVACKVPTAISIACKDLTVATRVQHMFATEYFRVYVNDDPIGLELGGAVKNIIAIAAGFVDGMGLGLNTRAAVITRGLAEIRRLGIHLGANPHTFSGLSGVGDLILTCTGDLSRNYTVGKELGQGKTIADIQAKRRTVAEGVRNTKSVYNLSKKLGIELPIINEVYKALYEGSTPENAVKRLMTRPLGNETSELI from the coding sequence ATGGATACACAAACAAACGGACAGCAGCGGATCGGAGTTGTAGGCGCTGGAAGCTGGGGTACGGCCCTTGCCAATCTTCTGGCACTCAAGGGTTATGGGATTGATCTGTGGGCCTATGAGCCCGAGGTAAAGGCGGACATCATCAACCACCGTGAAAACAAACTCTTTCTGCCCGACATTACCCTGTCTGAAAATATAGTTCCCACGAACGACCTTGGACAGGTTGTCAGTAACAACAAAACAATCCTCATTGTCGTACCCTCCCACACCATGCGACAGGTGGCCCTGAACATGGCAGACCAAGTGTCTAAGGAGACCATCATCATCACAGCCTCCAAGGGTATTGAAGACGGAACCTATCTCACCATGTTCGGGGTTCTTGAGCAGACACTTTCCATGCTTGACACCAATAACCTTGTGGTGCTCTCGGGCCCGAGCTTTGCAAAGGAGGTGGCCTGCAAGGTTCCCACGGCCATCAGCATTGCCTGTAAAGATCTGACGGTTGCCACACGTGTTCAGCATATGTTTGCAACCGAATATTTCAGGGTATATGTGAACGATGATCCCATCGGTCTTGAATTGGGTGGAGCCGTTAAAAACATCATTGCCATTGCCGCAGGGTTTGTGGATGGTATGGGCCTTGGACTCAACACCCGGGCTGCCGTCATCACCCGGGGGCTTGCCGAGATAAGACGTCTCGGCATACATCTTGGGGCCAACCCCCATACCTTTTCAGGACTTTCCGGGGTCGGGGATCTCATCCTCACCTGCACCGGGGATTTGAGCCGGAACTACACTGTGGGCAAGGAACTTGGCCAGGGAAAAACCATTGCCGACATCCAGGCGAAACGCAGAACAGTGGCCGAAGGGGTGAGGAACACCAAATCAGTGTACAACCTCTCAAAGAAACTCGGCATTGAGCTTCCCATCATCAACGAGGTTTACAAGGCTCTTTACGAAGGTTCCACGCCGGAAAATGCAGTCAAGCGACTCATGACAAGGCCCCTTGGAAACGAAACAAGTGAGCTTATTTGA
- a CDS encoding DUF1611 domain-containing protein produces the protein MKSEVNNDKTNTGLDKKKQPMMGSAVILTNGRLDTIDAKTAHGLIRGTERFEITGVIDANSAGQDAGMLVDGTHRNLPIYADMDTYLAAGGKRPDFAIIGLALCGGRLDEQWQALALDMINRGISIVNGMHMLLGDIPVFKKAARDNHVQIIDIRRPKPFDQLSYWSGRIFDMKVPRLAVLGTDCALGKRTTARLIIEACRRQGTTAEMIYTGQTGWLQGSPHGFILDTTTNDFVSGEIESAIVQCEQTSCPDLIVVEGQSAMRNPLGPCGAEIIVSGNIKGVILQHAPFRELYDSAENLGCLLPELESEIKLIEMFGTKVIAIVLNGTGGSDSALKSWGQRIGKSTGIPVVCPMLESMDKLLPLIRQFIQDHDLLPDTTARKPRAASQTDNTHD, from the coding sequence ATGAAATCTGAAGTAAACAACGATAAAACAAACACCGGCCTGGACAAAAAAAAGCAACCCATGATGGGATCTGCCGTTATTCTGACCAACGGCCGCCTGGACACCATAGATGCCAAAACAGCCCACGGGCTGATCCGGGGAACGGAGCGGTTTGAGATAACCGGTGTTATTGATGCAAATAGCGCAGGCCAGGATGCAGGAATGTTAGTGGACGGAACCCATCGCAACCTGCCGATTTATGCAGACATGGATACCTACCTGGCAGCCGGGGGCAAACGACCCGATTTTGCCATCATTGGCCTTGCATTGTGCGGCGGCAGGCTGGATGAGCAATGGCAGGCCCTGGCACTGGATATGATCAACCGGGGAATTTCCATTGTCAACGGCATGCATATGCTCCTGGGTGATATTCCCGTATTTAAAAAAGCGGCCAGGGACAACCATGTCCAGATTATCGACATTCGCAGGCCCAAACCCTTTGACCAGCTCAGCTACTGGTCCGGTCGTATCTTTGACATGAAAGTTCCCCGCCTGGCCGTGCTGGGAACGGACTGCGCCCTGGGCAAAAGGACTACGGCCCGCTTGATTATTGAAGCCTGCCGCAGACAAGGAACCACTGCCGAAATGATCTATACCGGCCAGACAGGCTGGCTCCAGGGCAGCCCCCATGGATTTATACTGGATACCACCACCAATGATTTTGTCAGCGGAGAGATCGAGTCCGCCATTGTCCAGTGTGAGCAAACGTCTTGCCCGGATCTCATTGTTGTGGAGGGTCAGTCTGCCATGAGAAACCCCCTGGGCCCCTGTGGCGCTGAGATCATTGTTTCGGGTAATATCAAAGGGGTGATTCTCCAGCATGCTCCGTTTCGCGAACTTTACGATTCTGCGGAAAACCTGGGATGCCTTCTGCCGGAACTGGAGAGTGAAATAAAACTCATTGAAATGTTTGGAACAAAGGTGATTGCCATTGTCCTCAACGGAACGGGTGGCAGTGACTCAGCCCTTAAATCCTGGGGACAACGCATTGGAAAAAGTACAGGCATTCCCGTGGTCTGTCCCATGCTGGAATCCATGGATAAACTCCTGCCCCTGATCAGACAATTTATCCAGGACCATGATCTGTTGCCCGACACCACGGCCCGGAAACCAAGAGCTGCCAGTCAAACGGATAACACCCATGACTGA
- a CDS encoding mandelate racemase/muconate lactonizing enzyme family protein — MKIKEITIWKEDLALTRPYTIAYETISAVENVFVLLETDNGITGIGAGSPAEDVTGETITATETALSLKLAPILQGKDIRSCFSLLKELNTALADTPAALAAADIALHDLAAKTMGLPLVDLLGRVHDRLPTSITIGIMPVKETLAEAEEYLGRGFSILKIKTGLNVEEDIERIIRLNETFKSKICMRVDANQGYEVEELHHFFKKTVGLVEFIEQPLKAEHLEKMGQLPQAIRRVSAADETLLGPRDAAQMLHAPRPFGIFNIKLMKCGGIAPGLEIANMAGHADIDLMWGCMDESIVSIAGALHAAFSSRATRYLDLDGSLDLARDIVNGGFILENGWMRTTDQPGLGVKRI; from the coding sequence ATGAAAATTAAAGAAATAACCATCTGGAAAGAGGACCTGGCTCTCACACGACCCTACACCATTGCCTATGAAACCATCAGCGCTGTTGAGAACGTGTTTGTGCTTCTTGAAACAGACAACGGCATCACCGGCATTGGCGCTGGATCCCCTGCTGAAGATGTAACCGGGGAGACAATCACGGCAACGGAAACCGCCCTGAGCCTCAAACTTGCCCCCATTCTCCAGGGAAAAGATATCAGATCCTGCTTTTCCCTGCTAAAAGAGTTAAATACGGCCCTGGCAGACACACCGGCAGCCCTGGCTGCTGCAGACATCGCCCTCCACGATCTTGCAGCCAAGACAATGGGTCTTCCCCTGGTGGATCTTCTTGGCCGGGTCCATGACCGGTTACCCACATCCATCACCATCGGGATTATGCCGGTAAAAGAGACACTGGCAGAGGCCGAGGAGTATCTGGGCAGGGGGTTTTCTATTCTGAAAATAAAAACCGGTCTTAATGTTGAAGAGGACATTGAGCGTATCATCCGGCTCAACGAGACCTTCAAGTCAAAAATTTGCATGCGTGTTGACGCCAACCAGGGCTATGAAGTTGAAGAACTCCACCATTTTTTTAAAAAAACCGTCGGCCTTGTGGAGTTCATTGAACAACCCCTCAAGGCAGAACATCTCGAAAAAATGGGGCAGCTTCCCCAGGCCATCCGGCGGGTTTCAGCGGCTGATGAGACCCTTCTCGGCCCCCGGGACGCAGCTCAGATGCTCCATGCCCCAAGACCCTTTGGCATTTTTAATATTAAGCTCATGAAATGCGGCGGTATCGCCCCTGGATTGGAAATCGCAAACATGGCCGGGCATGCCGACATTGATCTCATGTGGGGATGCATGGATGAAAGCATTGTCAGCATTGCAGGGGCACTCCATGCGGCTTTTTCCTCAAGGGCAACCCGGTACCTGGACCTTGACGGCAGCCTTGACCTGGCGCGCGATATTGTTAACGGCGGATTCATCCTGGAAAACGGATGGATGAGAACCACGGACCAACCTGGATTGGGAGTTAAAAGAATCTGA
- a CDS encoding Lrp/AsnC family transcriptional regulator: MEDKEIDMIDRQLIKLLSEDGRMPAKEIAKNLKVSAPTIHTRLNSLIKRGILKVAGMVDTFKVKNMLVAIIAIRVDDNGKMGQVIDQLMEFKNVHWAVAVTGRYDIFAEVIVTKGIEWMFKFYEEEMSKIDGISHAESFMVTNTRRKWTLLPPQINGWIPEQP; the protein is encoded by the coding sequence ATGGAAGACAAAGAGATCGACATGATAGACAGGCAATTGATCAAACTGCTTTCTGAAGACGGCAGAATGCCGGCCAAAGAGATCGCCAAAAACCTCAAAGTTTCAGCCCCGACAATTCACACCCGATTGAATTCCCTTATCAAGCGAGGGATCCTCAAGGTTGCCGGAATGGTGGACACATTCAAGGTCAAAAATATGCTGGTTGCCATTATTGCCATCCGGGTGGATGACAATGGAAAAATGGGCCAGGTTATTGACCAGCTCATGGAGTTTAAAAATGTCCATTGGGCCGTTGCCGTTACAGGCCGCTACGACATCTTTGCCGAAGTGATTGTCACCAAAGGAATCGAATGGATGTTCAAATTTTATGAAGAAGAGATGAGTAAGATAGACGGAATCAGCCATGCCGAATCTTTTATGGTAACAAACACACGCAGAAAATGGACGCTGCTTCCGCCCCAGATCAACGGCTGGATCCCGGAACAACCTTAA
- a CDS encoding N-acetylmuramoyl-L-alanine amidase, whose product MPGKSFSYSQSDYRKFKSDIIDYQGHLNPKFKKKSRKKTRYIIVHTSELGLSATLRVVSEGKQFKNGRSTPGGHANYVIARNGVTYQIMDKQFRSDHAGLSMWNGQNDISSVSLGIELVGHHYAPLTSAQYRSVAMLIDMLQKAYGLDDKAVLTHSQVAYGRPNPWFNENHRGRKRCAKNFNRSKAGVGLGWQYDPDIRAGRLMPDPQLATLFYGKKTPIATKDTPGEDPALGSNVISRQNTAWSIAGDEYNSPTTAYVLADGRVVPGDQVEKKIGWDRIPAHTRVLLNQENNQPRVADLTSPVKIISDNYTAWFLAGPAYRDKTTIYFLPSGKSAPGSRISDWDDLPKQTKLILGYRGPFNITDIQTAFKIAGHHYKDGKTVYYLPRGELICGDQITDFSNLPRGTQVYLPAI is encoded by the coding sequence ATGCCCGGAAAAAGTTTTAGCTACAGCCAGTCAGACTATCGTAAATTCAAGTCAGATATCATTGACTACCAGGGACATCTGAATCCTAAATTTAAAAAAAAGAGTCGCAAAAAAACCCGGTATATTATCGTCCATACCTCAGAACTTGGACTTTCAGCCACATTAAGGGTGGTGTCCGAAGGCAAGCAATTTAAAAACGGGCGCTCGACACCGGGGGGGCATGCCAACTATGTAATAGCCAGAAACGGCGTGACGTATCAGATCATGGACAAACAATTTCGTTCAGACCATGCCGGGTTATCCATGTGGAATGGCCAAAATGACATAAGTTCAGTTTCCTTGGGCATTGAGCTTGTCGGACACCATTATGCCCCGCTTACATCAGCACAATACCGGTCAGTTGCCATGCTGATTGATATGCTTCAGAAGGCATACGGACTTGATGACAAGGCCGTCCTGACCCACAGCCAGGTCGCCTATGGAAGACCAAACCCATGGTTCAATGAAAATCACAGGGGACGAAAACGGTGTGCAAAGAACTTCAACCGGTCCAAGGCAGGTGTGGGCCTTGGCTGGCAATATGACCCCGACATCCGGGCAGGACGACTCATGCCTGACCCACAACTTGCAACCCTGTTTTATGGAAAGAAAACACCCATAGCCACAAAAGACACCCCAGGAGAAGATCCGGCCCTGGGATCCAATGTGATATCCAGACAGAACACTGCCTGGTCCATAGCAGGGGATGAATATAACAGTCCTACCACGGCGTATGTTCTGGCGGATGGGCGGGTGGTTCCCGGGGATCAGGTGGAGAAAAAAATCGGCTGGGACCGCATACCAGCCCACACCCGTGTGTTGCTCAACCAGGAAAACAACCAGCCCCGGGTGGCAGATTTAACGAGTCCTGTAAAAATAATTTCAGACAATTACACAGCATGGTTCCTTGCAGGCCCGGCCTACAGGGATAAAACCACGATTTATTTTCTACCTTCAGGCAAAAGCGCTCCTGGTTCCAGGATATCTGACTGGGACGACCTGCCCAAGCAGACAAAATTAATTCTGGGATATAGGGGACCGTTCAATATTACCGATATCCAGACCGCTTTTAAAATTGCCGGCCATCACTACAAGGACGGTAAAACCGTCTATTACCTGCCCAGGGGCGAGTTGATCTGTGGAGATCAAATCACTGATTTTTCAAACCTGCCCAGGGGAACCCAGGTCTACCTGCCGGCCATTTAA
- a CDS encoding PilZ domain-containing protein, whose translation MEPFPEKRKYQRHLHKSPIDLYRIDYKNNRYSAEMIDYCYTGLSLMTNEKLVLGELVYVEVKNCDSTIPFPTEKANYSGIVRWGIRYPLTNTETNSLYKYGIEFSTNSH comes from the coding sequence GTGGAACCTTTCCCGGAAAAAAGAAAATATCAACGACATTTACATAAGTCTCCAATAGATCTCTACCGCATTGATTATAAAAACAACCGTTATTCCGCTGAGATGATTGATTATTGTTATACCGGGCTATCCCTGATGACCAATGAAAAATTAGTTTTAGGTGAATTGGTATATGTTGAGGTGAAAAATTGTGACTCGACCATCCCCTTCCCAACAGAAAAAGCAAATTACAGTGGCATAGTCAGGTGGGGGATACGATATCCTTTAACCAACACTGAAACGAATTCTCTTTACAAATATGGAATCGAATTTTCAACAAATAGTCATTGA
- a CDS encoding PilZ domain-containing protein, whose protein sequence is MPIADGVIADPRRKRTMGIKVFMDKNKMATFSCPECKKIRQMDVSQFYNIVKEVKLKYTCTCKHKISVILERRQFFREKVYLEGCILKNLKKYAMMVVDISRFGLKIELIEKLELKVGEKIHVEFILDNLNRSKIYKGVIVRTVSSKEIGVQFESSDHYDKFGPYLLFHFS, encoded by the coding sequence ATGCCAATTGCCGACGGTGTAATCGCAGATCCAAGGAGAAAAAGAACAATGGGCATAAAAGTTTTTATGGATAAAAATAAAATGGCGACATTTTCCTGTCCAGAATGCAAAAAAATCAGACAAATGGATGTCTCCCAATTTTATAATATTGTTAAAGAAGTCAAATTAAAATATACCTGCACTTGTAAACATAAAATATCTGTAATTCTTGAAAGACGTCAATTTTTCAGAGAAAAGGTATACTTGGAAGGATGCATCCTAAAAAATTTAAAAAAATACGCCATGATGGTGGTTGATATTTCAAGATTTGGTCTGAAAATAGAACTTATAGAAAAACTTGAACTGAAAGTGGGTGAAAAAATTCATGTTGAATTCATACTTGATAATTTAAATCGATCAAAAATATATAAAGGCGTAATAGTGAGGACCGTATCTTCCAAAGAAATCGGAGTACAATTTGAATCCTCTGACCATTATGACAAATTTGGACCCTACCTTCTTTTTCATTTTAGTTAA